The genomic region AAGGATAGAAACTGTCACGTTTTGGACGGTTTTAATCAGGTAGTTAGAATTGGGCCAAAACAtttaatgtgtgtgtgtgtgtgtgtgtgtgagagagagagagagagagagagagagagagagagagattatatGTTGCAATTCCAAAAGCCACAAGTAGAAATGTCTGATTAAATGATGTGATTCTTATATCTTCTTGTCTCATTTGATAATCTAGTTGATGTCCCCCTACTCTAACACTTACATTGTACAACCAATAAAACATGCAATGAAACCAATAACATATGCAATGAATTCATGTCTACCAAAATTACAATGGTTGATGTCCCACTGTCCTATCAGCAACTGTGTGAAATAAATCATTGCAACTGCATTCCCATTTTTTAGAAAAGGACCAAACATgtgaaaaattaagaaacagAAGCTTCCCAATCCATATTTAAAAGAAAGGCTATCATGAAACCAAGACAAAACCTAAGCCAAAATCTAGCCTTATCCCAGAAGAAGTCCACAAACTCCCCAACCTTCCCTCACAACTTAGGCTGTTTCCTTCCCCAAAAAGTCACTAATAACCTGCATCTCCCCAAAAAGTCACTACCAATAAAGGATTTcccagagagagagatagagagagtaCGAAAGCTCTGTGAAGTTCCTCTAAACAGAGTGCACCAGTCAGGGTATAAACAAAATTTGGCCTCTTCCACTGAAGGACCACAGAGGTATTCACCCTTCAATGAGCAACAATCCAAGCCAAAAGTTGGACCTCAGGAAAAACCTTGGCCTTTCAAAATTTATAGTATGGATTGGAAATAGAGACAGTGCAATCcattattaaaactaaagtaaCACTAAAACAGGGATCTCATGCCGATATATCCTTCCAAAAACAGTATCACTCCCTCTTTCCCGCTGTGACTTGGAGCTTCAAATACAACACATTAAGGGATTGAAATACGCTTTTCCAAGGCAGCCTACACCGGTTAACAGAAaggtaaaattggaaaaacttATTGAACACAGCCTAGAGTATTCTGAATTGATTAACCATAATTCCGCTTGCAGAAGACCCAGCTATGAAAGGGCATTTCCAAGTGGAAACCCACAAAGAATCAAAAGGTATTGGGAATGAACAAACAACATGAGGGAGAAAAGTGGTTCACCAAGCAGTCTGACCAAATTTAGGAGATATAGGTTTGAAACTTTGCCTCCATACCTTCAAATTTATAACAGCAACCTTATTAGCTGGTGTTGATAGCTGATCACTGATGTAGGACATGGACCTTAACATTGGCTCCAATGAAACCCTTGAGAGCTGAAACTTAACCTCTGATTCAGTTGATGGAATTCTGCTATAATCTTGCAACTGCAGTGGTCATAATAGAGAtgtttaagaagaaaaatatggaagAAAGAGAACACTCTTGCTAAGCTTGACAGTGCAAACCCGAGCATTCCATTAGAACAATGCTACATCTCAGAATTAAGTGCAGTAATAATACCATATGAAGAGATAGCCTAGATGAAGGATTTAAAAAGATTTCATGTAACTCAGGCATCCTGGGGTCTGATTATCAAATACGGTAAACTTCAGCTAAATTTATTTGATAATACATTATGTCACAGCTAATGAAATTTATTTGATAATACATAATGTCACAACTATTgtcatttctcattttgtacCTTCAGGTTAATGACAGCTACTCTATTTCCTGGTGTTGAATTCTTATTTTCCATGACCCAAGTCATTGACTTTAGACATGGAAGTACCACCTGCAAAAAAGCCCAGATCAATGCCATGAACTTGCACTCAGAACAAAAGGGACTAGAAGTACagcaacaaaacaaagaattaTTTTCCTTACCATGTTCTCAGGAGTACCATCATCTCGATGAAGAGATACCGGGGCCATCCGTGGAAAATTCAAGTCAGAAACATTTGGAGCAGGTGCACCAGCATCATTCAAATTAAAACGCCTCATTACTTCATCATGGCGTGGCCACAACAGAGGAGTCATATCTGATGTTGATGTCGAGTTTTTCTTGTCATCATAGCCAGTCACATTAGTCTGAGAGCTAGGAGGTGCAACTTTagcaacattttttttcacaacAGAAATCTTCTTCCCACCATCTTTAAGAGCAGTCATTGCTGCAATAAAAGTTTCTGTAGTGGTTGCCCCATCCTCTGCATATTTGATGGCTTCTCGACACAGAATGTTGTACCGTAAAGTTAGAGACTCTTGGCCATGTAACTCCCCACTATGTTCATCTGGGTTAGTTCCATTCTTTGCATTTCTTGTCCATCGTTTCAAAATGTAATAGGAAGGCAATGTAAGCACATTCGTTACAGTAAATACTGTCAAAACATGTCTACAAAGAATGCCTGAATACTCAAACATTTGACAACTACAGTTAGCTCTCATCTCCGGATAGTTAAATGTAACGATGTATGCCTTGCTGTCGTCTTCGAATTTTGCAACTCTGAATGTGCTAATAGCTCCATCACCTTCAATTCTATTTGCTGTGTACACAAAAGTCTCAACTAGCTCTTCTTGAAATTTTGCAAAAATCTTTCTTGTATAAAGATTGGCTGCTTGTTTCTCCATGGGTGATGGTGTTCTCAAAACtggtgttgtacaaattgtatcAAAGTCTGCTTCTATTTCCCCTTCAAACCAATTCTCCAAAGCTCTTTCATATTGCCTAAAGAACAATGGTAATGTGGTCTGTTGATTCACATAGCCTTCAAAGAACGAACCATCGTACCCTTGATTGGGAGATATGGCAGCAAAAAAGGAATCCCGGAAATACACAGGTACCCACTGAGCACGAGCATGGTATAACGATTGAAGCCAATCATTTCTCCTGAGGTCATATTTATCAAGGATAGAATCCCATGACAATTCAAACTCCTCAACAGTTTCAGTCAAGTTGATACAATTATAAAGTTCCAGCTGGAAATTGGGGTGTGCATGGCATACATGTGCCAACCTATCCTGGCCTTCTCTTAAAACATGCCACTTGCTAATGCAGTGACGGACTTCTGGAAACACCTGAGAAACTGCTGTCTGTATGGTTCTGTCCTGATCAGTCATAATCGAAACAGGAGAGCAATCATTCATTGCTGTAAGGAATGTCTTGAACAACCAAATAAAAGATGCTTCAGACTCGTCTAGAAGTAATGCACAACCAAACAAAACCGTTTGACCATGATGGTTCACTCCGGTAAATGGAGCAAAGGGCACCCTATACTGATTGACTCTGTATGTGGTATCCAGTGTCACAGAATCACCAAAATGACAGTACGCAGTTCTTGACCTCGCATCTGCCCAGAACACATTTGCCATGTGATTATCTTCATCAAGTTGTATTGCATAAAAGAAACCAGGGTTCTCAGCCTGCATTTTCTTGAAATACTCCAGCAAATTCTGAGCATCCTTCCCTAGTGTCCTCCTTCGACTACTAGGCCTAAGAGCATGATCGACTGTTACAGCATTCTTGATTGGCCTATTTGATTCTGCAGATGAAGTATTCCTAACTACATGATTTTTCTCTACAATGGTATGGTTTCCATGGTTTCCATCCATTGATACATACATAACACCACTGGGAACAATCCCTACTCCTTGATAAGTTTCAGCTGCGTTCTTTGCTGCACCAGCAAAATGCCGGCGAGGCCGGAGATATTGCATTTTAGCAGGATTCGCTAATGCATGACTATGCTCCTTCACAAATTTCGTTGAAACCCACTTGTCTTGATCCTTTAACTCTATCCTAAGCATTGCATCACAACTATCAGCATGCCTTCTTTTCAAACCCTCTCTGCCACATACAAACTCCCGAGCTATGGTTGTCCCATCAGGTTTAGAACGACTGGATTGACCAACTTTAGAGCTAAAACCCAAACGCCTGGCGTATTCATCGTAGAAAGTCTTAGCAGCCTCTTCAGAAGTAAATTCCATACCCACGTATGGCTCAGAAATCCCATCTTCATCATGAGCCTCTGAATTTTTGGCATTATTCAGTTCTACACCTTCACTTTGTTCAGCATCACCATCATCGGCCATCCCGCAATGCACCATTCCTTCGACACCAACCACTCCAACATCCATACTAAACCCACTGTGTAATGCTAAAGAATAGAATCCTTACCTTTCAAGCTAATCAAATAGCAGAGCACCATGTGTTTCATTAACACAGAAAGTGTAGTTCAATCTGCACACGGTCCCAAGCACACAAACTGGTTCATGGCTGAGcctaaaaaatattatatattaccTATAATTACAGAATGTAAATTTTGAATCTCTGAAAAAGCCGAAATATCAATGGATATCGGAGAATTGTAATATCGACCAGAAATAGAAATATCCAGCATAATTTTTAATCCTACTAACGCAATTGAAACCCACAATTACCAAAATTAATCCCTAATTTCACTCACGCAGAAGATTAAAATCAACTAATGAACATGAATGAAAACCAATCAGTGAGCACAGAAAGAAGGACATAAATTCAGAGTCGCCACTTACAACTGCTCCAGGCTTTCAACTTCAAATTGACACCCCCAATCGAGCACGGCAGAGCAGAGCAAACCCTTGTTCGGCTTCTTCTTCTAGTTCAGATTTGACCTTCGAATCCGCAGAGCCTCCGGctggttggttggttggtttgttggtttgtttgtttgttttgtttgggtCTCCTTCTCTAACTCTGCCCACTTCTGTGTGTCTCTTTCCCTAAACCCCACTTTCGACTGTCAATGTTTGTTAATTTCTATTCTATCCTTCTCCTTTGATAGATTTATTATTCTCTCTTGTTTTAGTTGGCATTAAATTAACAGATTTTGctaataatattataaaatcaAAAGGAGAAACATTTATGTGATCCAAACACAAAATCACGTGTACGCAGGTCACATAATTACTAGTTCAGCCTCGCGTCAGGCCGTACTGTAGACGTACAAATACAAATGTGTGATGCAATCATTATAGTTATATCTTATTTTACATTTCCGACatatataaatgaaaattataattcgATGAGAGCATGCAAATTTTGagatttcattaattttttctcTTTGGTTAATAGGCCTCATCAACAAAAaagtgtaaaaataaaaaataaaaaaattaaaaaaaatgtaagtttACTCACACCTTCCAACAAAGATGGATATCTTACATTCCGTTATTtatgaattttgaaaaaatgtaaaatatccCTTTTTGAGGCATTTTGTATCTAGCATTAGAGATGCCCTTTGTGAATATTGGTAATGGGTGTATAAGTCTCGAGTTGTTCGAATGATCAACTTTTTGTTGTTGTGGTTATAATATTCACCAGTCTatgacaaaaaatgaaaataatcatGTCTCTGACTCTCTGTT from Pyrus communis chromosome 4, drPyrComm1.1, whole genome shotgun sequence harbors:
- the LOC137731668 gene encoding protein FAR1-RELATED SEQUENCE 3-like — its product is MKHMVLCYLISLKGMVHCGMADDGDAEQSEGVELNNAKNSEAHDEDGISEPYVGMEFTSEEAAKTFYDEYARRLGFSSKVGQSSRSKPDGTTIAREFVCGREGLKRRHADSCDAMLRIELKDQDKWVSTKFVKEHSHALANPAKMQYLRPRRHFAGAAKNAAETYQGVGIVPSGVMYVSMDGNHGNHTIVEKNHVVRNTSSAESNRPIKNAVTVDHALRPSSRRRTLGKDAQNLLEYFKKMQAENPGFFYAIQLDEDNHMANVFWADARSRTAYCHFGDSVTLDTTYRVNQYRVPFAPFTGVNHHGQTVLFGCALLLDESEASFIWLFKTFLTAMNDCSPVSIMTDQDRTIQTAVSQVFPEVRHCISKWHVLREGQDRLAHVCHAHPNFQLELYNCINLTETVEEFELSWDSILDKYDLRRNDWLQSLYHARAQWVPVYFRDSFFAAISPNQGYDGSFFEGYVNQQTTLPLFFRQYERALENWFEGEIEADFDTICTTPVLRTPSPMEKQAANLYTRKIFAKFQEELVETFVYTANRIEGDGAISTFRVAKFEDDSKAYIVTFNYPEMRANCSCQMFEYSGILCRHVLTVFTVTNVLTLPSYYILKRWTRNAKNGTNPDEHSGELHGQESLTLRYNILCREAIKYAEDGATTTETFIAAMTALKDGGKKISVVKKNVAKVAPPSSQTNVTGYDDKKNSTSTSDMTPLLWPRHDEVMRRFNLNDAGAPAPNVSDLNFPRMAPVSLHRDDGTPENMVVLPCLKSMTWVMENKNSTPGNRVAVINLKLQDYSRIPSTESEVKFQLSRVSLEPMLRSMSYISDQLSTPANKVAVINLKLQDTETTSGESEVKFQVSRDTLGAMLRSMAYIREQLSTAAEIQSESLAKKQRK